A single region of the Anaerostipes rhamnosivorans genome encodes:
- a CDS encoding RNA polymerase sigma factor: MRDENYYKDLCPYVERAKQGDEKAFEYLYRHTYDQARLFVLNFCGNVTEAEDILQDVFMDIYRNLSSLKDNMAFCAWQRQIAYRCCLRHVKKNSQSDVLGNEVVDLIQSVSSKEAEPQDVILEDEKTKILYQCIQSLPDKQRAAIILSALEQLKMKEIAEIMDCNVNAVKNLLFHARKNLKKQIENLPKADREALKLRGFGFFTLYPLLRGSLPLTGSNAGKGAVIIKKAVLGAAVAVGVGTASFVMLQEDPLPSADFGGIETPEVELETKGLEGIKIPKKPKPVVKKVVPASIRSVQVEKKTKRLAIYVAGDVDYEKTYAASKAGKRLGGLTCDTGQGILYLPSKTDTFRLHLMDKAGNERIFEFDKD; this comes from the coding sequence ATGAGGGACGAGAATTACTATAAAGACCTATGCCCATATGTGGAGAGGGCAAAGCAGGGGGATGAGAAAGCATTTGAATATCTGTACCGCCATACATACGACCAGGCCAGGCTGTTTGTGCTCAATTTCTGCGGAAATGTCACGGAGGCCGAGGACATTCTCCAGGATGTTTTCATGGACATTTACCGGAATCTTTCGTCACTGAAAGATAACATGGCTTTCTGTGCATGGCAGAGACAGATTGCCTACCGGTGCTGTCTGCGCCATGTGAAGAAAAACAGTCAGAGCGATGTTCTTGGAAATGAAGTGGTCGATTTGATCCAGAGTGTATCATCCAAAGAAGCGGAACCCCAGGATGTGATCCTGGAGGACGAAAAGACGAAGATTCTCTACCAGTGTATTCAGAGTCTGCCGGATAAACAAAGGGCGGCTATTATATTAAGCGCGCTAGAACAACTGAAAATGAAGGAGATTGCCGAGATCATGGACTGCAATGTAAACGCAGTCAAGAATCTTTTGTTTCACGCACGTAAAAACCTTAAAAAGCAGATCGAAAATCTTCCCAAAGCAGATCGGGAGGCGCTGAAGCTCCGAGGATTCGGATTCTTTACGCTGTATCCGCTGCTGAGGGGTTCTTTGCCACTGACTGGCAGTAATGCTGGAAAAGGGGCAGTGATCATCAAGAAAGCAGTGCTTGGCGCAGCGGTCGCAGTGGGAGTGGGAACCGCCAGCTTTGTAATGCTTCAAGAGGACCCTCTTCCGTCAGCAGACTTTGGGGGGATTGAGACTCCAGAGGTGGAGTTGGAGACCAAAGGGCTGGAAGGGATCAAGATTCCCAAGAAGCCCAAACCGGTTGTAAAAAAAGTGGTTCCCGCATCGATCCGCAGCGTGCAGGTGGAGAAAAAGACAAAGCGTCTTGCCATCTACGTGGCTGGGGACGTAGACTATGAAAAGACCTATGCGGCATCAAAAGCCGGAAAGCGGCTTGGGGGCCTGACCTGTGATACGGGTCAGGGAATTCTTTATCTGCCTTCTAAAACGGATACCTTTCGCCTGCATCTGATGGATAAAGCGGGCAACGAGCGGATATTTGAATTTGATAAGGATTAA
- a CDS encoding InlB B-repeat-containing protein, translated as MKQQLKKGIGISEKSTAKKRAAKKENVVNAFAENGQTKLDVSKGDIRITANGAVGGGLAENETELNEKGYWITGTTTLYNIVVERGVTAKITLDHVDITCATSDCINVSHADVIITLIGDNHLLCTQVEASNALTKDGMDGSLTLRCESSGQKNHRCDDSCGSLIAKGEGVHVGAIGSSIKNRKTSGESGFSDFTIQGGNIEALGGLHCPAIGSACWTEAYTGAYTKDIYITGGNVKAIGTEFGSGIGSGYGNKVEGIYISGGTVEAQGGANAPGIGASTGDGSVSKTTENVCITGGDTVVTAIGDSATGMPGIGSGSGKQYVSNVTAEPDDKYQGYIQDGVSLTDYTFMDGTPFQEKTDIRVEKFYTQVYFGPFRDANGINKGTKEQIGANHVISKTGGKGFTEEQIFILAKVTGKQSDGQNFSVDSLSLSDQEQLKKINEAKAAGKTGDFPLTFTTPNGTEVSVVISLRDDGTDAEKFDPNNPTVTVGANDFQKETGGSAFTEEQVKEYGQLKAKDENGNNIELDDFTVDKEQLDKINEAKTSGKAGEFELTYEAPDGTKVTITVGLTGEYDDLTENTENGEMIKGKNVISRTGGDAFTIDQIKELTQVKAADKDGNEIPKEQLELDDENQLKLINEAKKAGKTGDFPLTFQTPGKTKVTVTVFLRDSGADAGDYGPDSGFSFIGANHAVSKTGGNAFSTDDIRKLCKAAGKDKNGDNTPVIPDQKQLDVINAAKTSGKTGSFILSFSLKDGNKTEVTVTLTGTHQVSFDTKGGHNTPEIQHIDGGSCATKPKDPEKAGYIFEGWYYIEDSGTERKWDFNTPIHQDIVLTAKWKTAPKQNTETTETEQKNGKKANTVSKKVPDKNNNKWKYKEVSHSKNNSGRVANTGDNREGVWILGSIAGITGAGIWFWKRKKCNR; from the coding sequence ATGAAACAGCAATTGAAAAAAGGAATCGGCATCTCAGAGAAAAGTACTGCAAAAAAGAGGGCAGCAAAAAAAGAGAATGTAGTCAATGCTTTTGCTGAAAATGGACAAACCAAGCTGGATGTAAGCAAAGGAGATATCCGGATTACTGCCAATGGAGCAGTTGGGGGAGGACTAGCAGAAAATGAGACAGAATTGAATGAAAAAGGGTATTGGATAACAGGAACGACAACTCTCTATAATATTGTCGTGGAAAGAGGTGTTACGGCTAAAATAACGCTCGATCATGTTGATATTACCTGTGCAACTTCAGACTGTATCAATGTATCACACGCTGACGTTATTATCACACTCATAGGAGATAATCATCTTCTCTGTACTCAGGTAGAAGCAAGCAATGCACTGACGAAAGATGGAATGGACGGCAGCCTGACTCTTCGATGTGAATCATCGGGACAAAAAAATCATAGGTGTGATGATTCCTGCGGGTCACTGATAGCAAAAGGAGAGGGAGTGCATGTTGGGGCAATAGGAAGCAGTATTAAAAACCGAAAGACATCCGGAGAGTCCGGATTTTCAGATTTTACGATTCAGGGAGGGAATATTGAGGCCCTGGGAGGACTGCATTGTCCCGCTATCGGTTCTGCATGTTGGACAGAGGCATACACTGGTGCTTATACAAAAGATATCTATATAACAGGAGGAAACGTAAAAGCGATCGGTACAGAATTTGGTTCGGGTATTGGATCAGGATATGGAAATAAGGTGGAGGGCATTTATATATCGGGTGGAACTGTGGAGGCTCAGGGCGGAGCGAATGCTCCAGGGATCGGCGCATCCACCGGAGATGGCTCAGTCAGCAAAACCACGGAAAATGTCTGTATCACCGGCGGGGATACAGTTGTAACTGCGATCGGTGACTCAGCGACAGGTATGCCTGGAATAGGCTCTGGTTCTGGGAAACAGTACGTTTCCAATGTCACGGCAGAACCAGATGACAAATATCAGGGATATATACAGGATGGAGTATCTTTGACAGATTATACGTTTATGGATGGAACCCCGTTTCAGGAAAAGACAGATATCAGGGTAGAAAAATTTTATACACAAGTATATTTTGGCCCATTCCGGGATGCCAACGGAATTAATAAGGGTACGAAAGAACAGATCGGTGCCAATCACGTGATAAGTAAAACCGGAGGAAAAGGTTTCACAGAAGAACAAATATTTATACTTGCAAAAGTGACCGGGAAACAGTCAGACGGACAAAATTTTTCTGTTGACTCATTATCTTTGTCCGATCAGGAACAGCTAAAAAAGATCAATGAAGCAAAAGCAGCAGGTAAGACAGGAGATTTCCCATTAACTTTTACTACGCCCAATGGCACTGAAGTGAGTGTGGTGATCTCGCTACGGGATGACGGCACTGATGCGGAAAAGTTTGATCCAAATAATCCAACTGTAACTGTAGGAGCCAATGATTTTCAAAAAGAAACCGGCGGAAGTGCATTTACGGAAGAACAGGTAAAAGAATATGGACAGCTCAAAGCGAAAGATGAAAATGGAAACAACATTGAATTAGATGATTTTACGGTGGACAAAGAACAATTGGATAAGATCAATGAGGCGAAGACTTCAGGAAAGGCCGGAGAATTTGAATTGACATACGAAGCTCCGGATGGAACTAAAGTGACAATTACTGTTGGGTTGACAGGGGAATACGATGATCTTACAGAAAATACTGAAAACGGTGAGATGATTAAAGGGAAGAATGTCATAAGCAGGACCGGAGGAGATGCTTTTACAATAGATCAAATAAAAGAACTGACACAGGTGAAAGCGGCAGATAAAGATGGAAATGAAATCCCAAAAGAGCAGCTGGAACTTGATGATGAAAATCAGCTGAAACTAATCAATGAAGCAAAAAAAGCTGGAAAAACGGGAGACTTTCCTTTGACTTTTCAGACACCGGGAAAAACAAAAGTAACAGTGACGGTCTTTTTGCGGGATAGTGGAGCAGATGCAGGAGATTATGGACCTGATTCTGGTTTTTCATTCATAGGAGCCAATCATGCGGTTTCAAAGACCGGCGGAAATGCATTCTCCACAGATGATATCAGGAAGTTGTGTAAAGCAGCTGGGAAAGACAAGAATGGCGATAATACACCGGTGATACCCGACCAGAAACAATTAGACGTTATCAATGCGGCAAAGACATCCGGGAAAACAGGAAGTTTCATCCTGTCTTTTTCATTAAAAGACGGAAACAAAACTGAGGTTACAGTTACATTGACTGGAACTCATCAGGTATCATTTGATACAAAAGGAGGCCATAATACACCTGAAATTCAGCATATTGATGGCGGCAGCTGTGCCACGAAACCTAAAGATCCTGAAAAGGCAGGATACATATTTGAGGGTTGGTACTATATAGAGGATAGTGGAACAGAAAGAAAGTGGGATTTTAATACGCCCATACATCAGGATATCGTACTGACAGCAAAATGGAAGACAGCGCCCAAACAAAATACAGAAACTACCGAGACGGAACAAAAGAATGGGAAAAAGGCAAATACTGTATCAAAAAAAGTTCCAGATAAGAATAACAACAAATGGAAGTACAAGGAAGTATCTCATAGTAAAAATAACAGCGGACGAGTAGCAAACACCGGCGACAACCGAGAAGGTGTCTGGATCTTGGGAAGTATAGCAGGCATAACCGGTGCAGGTATCTGGTTTTGGAAAAGAAAAAAATGTAATAGATAG